The nucleotide window GCTGTAATCCCATCCTTCTACATTTTCAGCTTTAGGAATTAATTTACCTCGTATTCCAACGCTTATCATATCGGTTGGATCAGATTTAAAAGGCTGAACCAAGCTATCCAATTGCCTTATTTTTTCATTAACCACTACCCCATAAACCGTCTGCCCTGTATTCAACACAGCCGCATTATCAAAATAAAGGAAGTCCCCCGTAAACAAAATCAAACCGTCACTTTGTTTATCGGTCTTATTAATATTTGACTCAGTTAGGTTATCGTCAATCAATTTCTCATCATTATCTTCAGATTGTTTGCATCCTGAAATGAATAAAATAACGACAATGATTAAAATGAAATTATGAAACTTCATGAGGTTCAAAAATTATCTATCCAACGGAACCTTCTAGACTGATTTCTAACAATTTTTGGGCTTCCACTGCAAACTCCATTGGCAATTTATTAAGCACTTCCTTGCTAAATCCATTAACAATTAAGGCTATAGCTTTTTCTGTATCTATCCCTCTTTGGTTGCAATAAAAAATTTGATCTTCCCCAATTTTACTTGTGGTTGCCTCATGCTCAATTCGGGCGCTCTTATTTTTTGCCTCTATATACGGAAAGGTGTGTGCACCACATTCGTTACCCATCAATAAACTGTCACACTGGGAAAAATTACGAGCATTTTCTGCACGAGAATGAACCTGAACCAAACCTCTGTAGGAATTCTGTGATTTTCCTGCTGAAATACCTTTGCTAATGATTGTTGATTTGGTGTTTTTACCAAGGTGAATCATTTTTGTACCAGTATCGGCTTGTTGGAAATTATTAGTAACAGCGATAGAATAAAATTCTCCAACTGAGTTATCTCCTTTCAAAACGCATGAGGGATATTTCCATGTAATGGCAGATCCTGTTTCAACCTGTGTCCAAGAAATCTTTGCGTTCTTTTCGCATAAACCTCTTTTGGTAACAAAGTTGTAAACTCCACCCTTACCTTTAGAATCCCCAGGAAACCAGTTTTGTACTGTACTATATTTTATCTCGGCATCATCTAAAGCAATTAACTCCACTACAGCAGCGTGCAATTGGTTTTCATCACGGCTTGGTGCCGTACAACCCTCTAAGTAGCTAACATAACTTCCCTCATCTGCAATTACCAGTGTACGCTCGAATTGACCTGTACCTGCTTGGTTAATCCTGAAATACGTTGAGAGTTCCATTGGGCAACGGACTCCTTTAGGGATATAACAAAAACTGCCATCACTGAATACAGCAGAATTTAAAGCAGCATAAAAATTATCTTTTTTCGGAACGACACTTCCAATATATTTTTTAACCAATTCAGGGTGTTCCTTAATTGCCTCGGAAATTGAGCAAAATATGATGCCTTTTTCCGCCAAGGTTTTTTTAAAGGTTGTAGTTACAGAAACCGAATCAACTACTACATCCATGGCCACGCCAGCGAGACGTTTTTGTTCCTCAAGGGAGATTCCTAATTTCTTGAATGTTTCAAGCAACTCAGGATCGACCTCATCCAAACTATCTAGTTTTGGTTTTTTGGAAGGTGCGGAATAATAGGAGATTGCCTGAAAATCAGGTTTCTTATAACTAACATTTGCCCATTCAGGCTCCATCATTTCAAGCCAACCCCTGAAAGCTTCCAAACGCCATTCGGTCATCCATTCTGGCTCTTCTTTCTTCGCAGAAATAGCACGCACAACATCTTCATTAAGTCCAACCGGGAAGGTTTCAGACTCAATGTTTGTGTAAAATCCGTATTCGTACTCTTTAGTTTTAAGTTCTTCCCTTAAATCGTCTTCTGTATACTTACTCATTTCTATTTTTTAAAGTGAAAAACTTTCTCCACACCCACAGGTTCTGCTGGCATTAGGATTTTTAAAAACGAAACCTGTACCATTTAACCCTCCGCTATAATCTAAAGTGGTGCCTATTAAGTATAGAAAGCTTTTTTTGTCTACAATTATTCTAACCCCGTTATCCTCAAAAACCTTATCTCCTTCTTGTTGAGAGTTATCGAATTTTAAATCATATGAAAGTCCTGAGCAACCACCACTTTTCACACCCACTCGCACGAAATCGGTATTACTGTTGAAGCCATCATCCTGCATCAATTCAATAACTTTCTTTTTAGCTGTTTCTGAAACTTTAATCATGTGTTCAATTATAACCTTTTGTTTAAAACCCGATTAATAACTTATCGCTTAGTAAATACTAATACTTTAAGATACAATTTATTAAGACAGTTTCTAAATAGTTTGCAAAGATAATTCATTTTAACCTTATTTCAAGGCATTGTAACATTATCTTAATGAATGACAATATTGCTTTAGGCAATGGAAAACTAAAGGGTTAATTGGATTTCTGAATTTCAGGTTTCTTAGTATTATCTTTGCCACATGATAGAAGATAAAAATCCACAGCGAACTCCTTTAAGTGAAATGGGAGAATTTGGTCTAATAGATCACCTTACAAGGAATTTTCAAATCAATAATCCCTCTACATTATTTGGAGTTGGTGACGATGCGGCTATATTAGATTTAAGCGCTGGAGCAACGGTAGTAAGCACCGATTTATTGATAGAAAATGTCCATTTCGACTTAAGTTACGTACCATTAAAACATCTGGGCTATAAAGCTGTAATGGTTAATCTTTCCGATATCTATGCAATGAATGCCAAGGCAACACAGATAACTATATCCATTGCAGTATCAAACAGATTTCCTGTTGAAGCACTGGAAGAGCTTTACTCTGGTATAGAATTGGCATCTAAGGTATACGGAGTAGATGTGGTTGGCGGAGATACTTCCTCTTCTAATGTTGGAATGATTTTATCTGTTACTGCTATGGGTATAGCCTCTAAAGACAAAATAGTGAAACGCTCTGGTGCCCAGGTAAATGATCTGTTGGTTGTTTCTGGCGATATTGGCGGTGCATATTTGGGACTTCAGGTTCTTGAACGCGAAAAGGAAGTTTTTAAAGTCAATCCTAGAAACCAACCAGATTTAACACCCTATTCTTATATCATAGAACGCCAGTTAAAACCAGAGGCTCGTAAAGATATTGTGGAACTTCTTGAGAAATTGGATGTTACACCAACCTCAATGATCGATATTAGTGATGGCCTTTCTTCCGAAATAATCCATTTATGCAAAAATAGCAAGGTAGGGGTTGAACTCTATGAAAATAAAATACCACTAGACCAACAAGTAATCTCAACCTGTGAAGAGTTTAATTTAGACAGTACCACCGTGGCCCTAAGTGGGGGGGAGGATTACGAATTATTGTTTACTATAAAACAGGATGATTTCCCCAAAATAAAGGGCAATCCAAATTTAACAGTAATTGGATACATAACAGAACCTAGCAATGGCATGTATTTGGTTACTAGAGGAGAAACAAAGGTGCCAATTATAGCAAGGGGCTGGAATGCGATGACTGGTTCCGAAAAAGAGGAAAATCAAGAAAATGCGGACTGAGTAAACCCAGCAGGATTCCTTCTTACCATTCTACGCGCATAGATATCTTCCAAAATTTTGTTGATTTCGCGATATTTAGGAGTTAGCTCTGTAAGATGCCCATCTCCATCGGTAGTAAGTTGTTTTTTACAGCATCTACAAGTATATTCTTTAACATGAGAAGTCACCTTTTTTGAAACCTCATATTTATGTCCGAAAATATCGCAGAATATCTTCATGGATGTCTGATTTGAAGTAGATTTTTTCATGACGTTTAGAATTAGGATTTCTAACTTAGGAAATGAATTAATAAAACTTGTTAAAAAGCTACAATTTTTCGATGAATTGCATTATTTTGTAAGTTATTTCTTTCTTTTCTTCAATAAATCCCATATGCCCGCCTTCGAGAAGTGAAAAATCAACATTCAGCCGTTCAAGATATTCCCTTTGAATATCAGCACTCAATATTGAATCTTCCTTTCCTAATATTACAAAAGATCTGCTTTTAAATCGATCCAGAACATGTACTCGGTTCGGTCTATTTTTCATTCCAATTATCGCAGCCACCACATTTTCAACTGACATATTTAACGCATGTGATTGTAACTCAGCTATTCTTGAAGCATATTTAAATCTGTTGCTCTCTGAAAATAAAATAGGAATGGCTATAGATAAAAATAAGGGCATATCCTTTTTAACCGCTTCTGCTGCCCGATCTCGATCCACTTTTTTGGAGGCATTATCCTCTAAGGCAGTGGAATTGATAAGACAGATACCTCTAACTTTTTCTGGATAATTGTCTGCAAAGGCTAAGGTTACATAACCTCCCATGGAATGACCAAGCACAATTGCCTCCTTAATAGTAAGTCCCTCCAATAATGCAAGTACGGCTTCAGCCATTAGATCCATCGTATGGACATCAGCTACCGAACCAGTATCACCATGACCCAAAAGATCGATTAAAATAACTTTATATTTAGAAGTAAGTGTTTCGGATAAGTCCTTCCAGATAGACATATCCTCTAAAAAGCCATGGAGAAAAACCAAGGCCGGTCCTTCTCCATGTACCCAATAATGTATTTCTGCACCTTTGAAATTGATTGTCATAAATTTCTATGAATTCATCATGTCTTCAATTTCCTCAACTTCTATAGGAATATTACGCATTAAATTGAATGGCTCTCCAGTTGATTGTATGACTACATCATCCTCTAGGCGAATACCAAATCCTTCTTTTGGAATATAAATCCCAGGCTCAACAGTAAATACCATATTCGCCTCCATAGGCTCATGCAACAAACCATAATCATGTGTGTCTAGCCCCATATGATGTGATGTGCCATGCATAAAATACTTTTTGTAGGCAGGCCAATCAGGATTTTCATTTTGAACATCAGCCTTATCAAGCAACCCTAATCCTAGCAATTCACTTGTCATCATTTTACCGACCTCTACGTGATATTCAGCCCAATCCGTACTAGGAACCAACATTTTTGTCGCTTCATTCTTTACCCTCAACACCGCGTTATAAACTTCTTTCTGCCTTGCAGAAAATTTACCTGAAACTGGAATGGTTCGCGTCATATCGCTACTATAATTACCATATTCGGCACCAACATCAAGGAGCAATAAATCCCCCGCTTTACATTGTTGGTTATTTTGCACATAATGAAGAACATTAGCGTTATTCCCAGATGCGATTATTGGTGTATAGGCAAAGCCCTTGGATCTATTTCGTATAAACTCATGCAAGAATTCCGCCTCGATTTCAAATTCCCAAACACCTGGCCTCACAAAATCTAAAATCCGTCTGAATCCTTTATTAGTAATATCGCAAGCTTGCTGAATCACGTCAATTTCAAGGGGATCCTTTATAGATCGCAAATGCTGGAGTATAGGATTACTCTTTGCAACGTTGTGTGCTGGGTAAGTTTCCTTAAGCCATTTTATAAACCTTGCCTCTCGTGTTTCTGTTTCAACGCTAGACCTGTAATGCTCATTGGTATTTAAATAAACCGTTTCACATTGCGTCATCATCTCAAAAAAGATCTTTTGAAAATCTTTTAACCAATAAACTGTTTCTATTCCGCTTAATTGAGTGGCCGCTTCCTTAGTAAGTTTCTCACCTTCCCAAATTGCAATATGTTCATTGGTTTCCCTAACGAATAATACCTCCTTGTGTTTGGCCTTGGGGCAATCTGGAAAAATAACCAATATGCTCTCCTCCTGATCTACTCCGCTTAAATATAGAATATCTCGATGTTGCTGAAAAGGCATTGTGCTATCGGCACTTATGGGATATATATCATTAGAATTAAAAACCGCAAGGCTATTCGCCTTCATTCTGGCGGCAAAATTGTTTCGGTTCTTAATGTAGAAACTCTTTTCTATGGGTGTATATTTCATTGTAAAAATTTTGCATAAAGTTAAATAGAATTGAATCCTTTATCAAAAAAGTAAAAAAAGTATATTTGTCAAAATTGCTTAACTTATTTTCAAGTGTTTATGAAAGATTCTCCTAAGGCATTAATACTTTTTATGTCATTATTATTTTATGGAATCTCCTTTGGGCAACTAATGATTGAAGTACCATTGGAAAAGCAGGTAGCTGAATCGGAGGCTATTGTTGAGGGAAAGGTTATTGACAGTAAGAGTTACTGGGACGATAGTTATAACACTATTTATACAGCTCATACAATAAAAGTCTATAAGGTTTTCAAAGGCAGTGTTGTAAATGAAATTACTTTGGTTACCCAAGGTGGGGTAATAGGATTAGAAGCACAGGTAGTAAGACCAAGTTTGAGCCTAAGAAAAGATGATATTGGTGTATTTGTATTGAAAATTTTTACAAATGGACTCTCTAATGCAAATGTTTCAAAAATGTTTGCTCCTCAAATGGGTATTCAAAGCTATTTTGCTTATAATCTTTTTGAAGATACAGCTGTAAATCCTTTTGCAAAGATTCAAGGTATAGAAGATAAATTTTACCCATTCTTGACTTCATTAACGAAAACGTCAATGACGGATTTAAATACGGTTGATTTGGCATCGCAAATTTCCCAACTTAAAAATTCCCAGAGATCATCACTTGCCATAAATAGTTTTACCCCTACAACTTCTACCGGAGGAACCCAAAGCAAATTAACCATTTCAGGGGTTGGATTTGGAACACAAAAGGGGGAGGTTTATTTTGCTAATGCAGATGATGGCGGAGCAACCTATATTAAAGCCTATGATGCCCAAATAATCAGCTGGAATGATATTAAAATTGAGGTTGAAATTCCATCTAAGGCGGGCACTGGACGAATACGAGTCATAACAGCCTCCAATACCACTTTTAATTCCACCCAAACCCTTACAATTAATTATTCATTTGCAAATGTGGGTTATAATTTAGCAGATTCAAGTGCTGACCCGAACGATGATTATCAAACACAATTAGCAGAATATAATTCGGATGGAGGATACGAGTTTTTGTTAAACACCAATTTGGAATCTAATCCACAAGCAGCAAATATCTTTAGAACGTCCATTCAAGAATGGACATGTGTTTCGGATGTAAATTTTGTAGTAAATTCCACTACGACCAATTTAGGCAAAGCTAATGACGGGAATAATGTTATAATCTTTGGCCCACTTGACTCGGGCACTCTTGGAACAACCTATTTAAGTTATACTGGATGTATAAAGCCAGCTACCAATAATGAAATCATTTGGTTTCCTGTGGATATGGATATTGTATTTAATAATGACAACATAAATTGGTATTTTGGTGCGGGTAATCCAAGCCAATCGCAGTACGATTTCAAATCTGTTGCCATACATGAAATAGGCCACGCACATCAACTAGAACATATTATAGACTCTGGCGCTATTATGCACTATGCCATCCAAAACGGAGCTACCAATAGAACCTTTGAAGCCAATGATGTATTGGCAGCTGAAACCATGGTTAATAGAAGTGTAATTCTACCTTGCACAACTTCTTCAATTACATCGGCAATGACTAGATTGGATTGCGCATTAAGCATTAAGGATCTTGCGCTAGAAGGAATTTCAATTTATCCTAACCCAGTTTCCAATAATTTAATAATAAAAAATAAATCAGTCAGAAGTCTTAAAAAGGCAGAAATTTATGATATCCAGGGTAGATTTGTGAGTTCTCACTTGCTTGAAAACAACTCAACGCCAAATGAAATTTCTGTATTACAATTAAGCAACGGACTTTATTTCCTAAAATTATTTTCAGATTCAGGCAATTCTAATATTAAATTTGTGGTCTCTAAATAAACATTCTACTTACTAATGAAATTATCTAATTTTTTGTTGGCGGTTTTATTGGGCGCCAGTTTTTCTTTTGCACAACCCACAGCATCCTCGTTAGGAGAACTTCAAAATTCTATTATTAATTTAAAATCAGAGGAAAGTTCTTCTCTTGTTAAAAACATTGAATTCACAAATATTGGCCCAACTGTTATGAGTGGGAGAGTTGTGGACTTAGCGGTGAACCCTGATAATTCTACTGAATTTTATGTCGCTTATGCCTCTGGTGGATTATGGTATACAAACAATAATGGTATATCCTTTGAACCTGTCATGGATAATTCCAACACCCAAAATATCGGAGCCATAGCAGTTGATTGGAAAAACAATATTATTTGGGTTGGCACAGGTGAAACAAATGCATCACGCTCTTCTTATGCTGGGATAGGCCTATTAAGATCTAAAGATAAAGGGGAAAGCTGGGAAAATGTAGGATTACAAGACTCACATCATATCGGGAAAATTTTAATAAATCCTAACAATCCAAATGAGGTAGTGGTTGGTGTCACAGGACATCTTTATTCTGAAAGTAATGATCGTGGC belongs to Aegicerativicinus sediminis and includes:
- the sufB gene encoding Fe-S cluster assembly protein SufB, with translation MSKYTEDDLREELKTKEYEYGFYTNIESETFPVGLNEDVVRAISAKKEEPEWMTEWRLEAFRGWLEMMEPEWANVSYKKPDFQAISYYSAPSKKPKLDSLDEVDPELLETFKKLGISLEEQKRLAGVAMDVVVDSVSVTTTFKKTLAEKGIIFCSISEAIKEHPELVKKYIGSVVPKKDNFYAALNSAVFSDGSFCYIPKGVRCPMELSTYFRINQAGTGQFERTLVIADEGSYVSYLEGCTAPSRDENQLHAAVVELIALDDAEIKYSTVQNWFPGDSKGKGGVYNFVTKRGLCEKNAKISWTQVETGSAITWKYPSCVLKGDNSVGEFYSIAVTNNFQQADTGTKMIHLGKNTKSTIISKGISAGKSQNSYRGLVQVHSRAENARNFSQCDSLLMGNECGAHTFPYIEAKNKSARIEHEATTSKIGEDQIFYCNQRGIDTEKAIALIVNGFSKEVLNKLPMEFAVEAQKLLEISLEGSVG
- a CDS encoding HesB/IscA family protein, which encodes MIKVSETAKKKVIELMQDDGFNSNTDFVRVGVKSGGCSGLSYDLKFDNSQQEGDKVFEDNGVRIIVDKKSFLYLIGTTLDYSGGLNGTGFVFKNPNASRTCGCGESFSL
- the thiL gene encoding thiamine-phosphate kinase, which gives rise to MIEDKNPQRTPLSEMGEFGLIDHLTRNFQINNPSTLFGVGDDAAILDLSAGATVVSTDLLIENVHFDLSYVPLKHLGYKAVMVNLSDIYAMNAKATQITISIAVSNRFPVEALEELYSGIELASKVYGVDVVGGDTSSSNVGMILSVTAMGIASKDKIVKRSGAQVNDLLVVSGDIGGAYLGLQVLEREKEVFKVNPRNQPDLTPYSYIIERQLKPEARKDIVELLEKLDVTPTSMIDISDGLSSEIIHLCKNSKVGVELYENKIPLDQQVISTCEEFNLDSTTVALSGGEDYELLFTIKQDDFPKIKGNPNLTVIGYITEPSNGMYLVTRGETKVPIIARGWNAMTGSEKEENQENAD
- a CDS encoding DUF1660 family phage protein — encoded protein: MKKSTSNQTSMKIFCDIFGHKYEVSKKVTSHVKEYTCRCCKKQLTTDGDGHLTELTPKYREINKILEDIYARRMVRRNPAGFTQSAFS
- a CDS encoding alpha/beta fold hydrolase, with translation MTINFKGAEIHYWVHGEGPALVFLHGFLEDMSIWKDLSETLTSKYKVILIDLLGHGDTGSVADVHTMDLMAEAVLALLEGLTIKEAIVLGHSMGGYVTLAFADNYPEKVRGICLINSTALEDNASKKVDRDRAAEAVKKDMPLFLSIAIPILFSESNRFKYASRIAELQSHALNMSVENVVAAIIGMKNRPNRVHVLDRFKSRSFVILGKEDSILSADIQREYLERLNVDFSLLEGGHMGFIEEKKEITYKIMQFIEKL
- a CDS encoding aminopeptidase P family protein, which gives rise to MKYTPIEKSFYIKNRNNFAARMKANSLAVFNSNDIYPISADSTMPFQQHRDILYLSGVDQEESILVIFPDCPKAKHKEVLFVRETNEHIAIWEGEKLTKEAATQLSGIETVYWLKDFQKIFFEMMTQCETVYLNTNEHYRSSVETETREARFIKWLKETYPAHNVAKSNPILQHLRSIKDPLEIDVIQQACDITNKGFRRILDFVRPGVWEFEIEAEFLHEFIRNRSKGFAYTPIIASGNNANVLHYVQNNQQCKAGDLLLLDVGAEYGNYSSDMTRTIPVSGKFSARQKEVYNAVLRVKNEATKMLVPSTDWAEYHVEVGKMMTSELLGLGLLDKADVQNENPDWPAYKKYFMHGTSHHMGLDTHDYGLLHEPMEANMVFTVEPGIYIPKEGFGIRLEDDVVIQSTGEPFNLMRNIPIEVEEIEDMMNS
- a CDS encoding T9SS type A sorting domain-containing protein; this encodes MSLLFYGISFGQLMIEVPLEKQVAESEAIVEGKVIDSKSYWDDSYNTIYTAHTIKVYKVFKGSVVNEITLVTQGGVIGLEAQVVRPSLSLRKDDIGVFVLKIFTNGLSNANVSKMFAPQMGIQSYFAYNLFEDTAVNPFAKIQGIEDKFYPFLTSLTKTSMTDLNTVDLASQISQLKNSQRSSLAINSFTPTTSTGGTQSKLTISGVGFGTQKGEVYFANADDGGATYIKAYDAQIISWNDIKIEVEIPSKAGTGRIRVITASNTTFNSTQTLTINYSFANVGYNLADSSADPNDDYQTQLAEYNSDGGYEFLLNTNLESNPQAANIFRTSIQEWTCVSDVNFVVNSTTTNLGKANDGNNVIIFGPLDSGTLGTTYLSYTGCIKPATNNEIIWFPVDMDIVFNNDNINWYFGAGNPSQSQYDFKSVAIHEIGHAHQLEHIIDSGAIMHYAIQNGATNRTFEANDVLAAETMVNRSVILPCTTSSITSAMTRLDCALSIKDLALEGISIYPNPVSNNLIIKNKSVRSLKKAEIYDIQGRFVSSHLLENNSTPNEISVLQLSNGLYFLKLFSDSGNSNIKFVVSK